From the Oceanivirga salmonicida genome, one window contains:
- a CDS encoding M13-type metalloendopeptidase: protein DLAKPVDRTKWHMPSNMVNAYYSPTGNLICFPAAILQAPFYSLSQTKSENYGGIGAVIGHEISHAFDNNGAKSAK, encoded by the coding sequence GATTTAGCAAAACCCGTTGATAGAACTAAGTGGCATATGCCATCAAATATGGTAAATGCATATTATTCTCCAACAGGAAACTTAATTTGCTTCCCAGCAGCCATACTTCAAGCACCATTTTATAGTTTATCTCAAACTAAAAGTGAAAACTATGGTGGTATAGGAGCAGTTATAGGTCATGAAATATCACATGCATTTGATAATAATGGGGCTAAATCTGCAAAATGA